In one window of Leptospira sp. WS92.C1 DNA:
- a CDS encoding O-acetyl-ADP-ribose deacetylase, with protein sequence MKKRIQLIQGDITKFEVDVIVNAANSSLLGGGGVDGAIHRAGGPSILEECYTIRDKHGECKVGEAVITNAGKLPAKFVIHTVGPVWNGGNKNEDQLLTNAYTNSLRLAKKNSLSTIAFPNISTGIYHFPKNRAAKIAIQAVRDFLKKDTQIKTVFFICFDLENLEIYQELLFVSEHS encoded by the coding sequence ATGAAAAAAAGAATTCAATTGATCCAAGGTGATATTACTAAATTTGAAGTCGATGTGATCGTAAACGCCGCAAATTCTTCTTTATTGGGAGGTGGCGGAGTGGATGGTGCAATTCACAGAGCCGGCGGACCGTCTATTTTAGAAGAATGTTATACAATCCGCGACAAACATGGCGAATGCAAAGTCGGAGAAGCCGTCATTACGAACGCAGGAAAACTTCCCGCAAAATTCGTAATTCATACCGTCGGACCTGTTTGGAACGGAGGAAATAAAAATGAGGATCAACTATTAACGAACGCTTATACAAACAGCCTTCGTTTAGCTAAAAAGAATTCTTTGTCTACGATCGCATTTCCAAATATCAGCACGGGAATTTATCATTTTCCAAAAAATCGAGCGGCAAAGATCGCGATCCAAGCTGTCCGTGATTTTCTGAAAAAAGATACTCAGATCAAGACCGTATTCTTCATTTGTTTTGATTTAGAAAATTTAGAAATCTATCAAGAACTGCTCTTCGTTTCAGAGCATTCTTAA
- a CDS encoding 3-hydroxyacyl-CoA dehydrogenase family protein gives MREIKTVTVLGANGTMGAGSAAIVASFGKAKVHMLARDISKAKEGIEKAIGSVKTDTIRPRLIPGSYDADLEKAVAESDWVFELVAESYEVKEPINKRIASSRRPGTIVSTVSSGLSIERLSKAFDEDGQKHYFGTHFFNPPYKMILCELVSHKGSDKKVLKQLGEYLDKVLGRAVVYTNDTPAFAGNRIGFQLINEVAQIAEKYSDKGGIALMDAIMSGYTGRAMAPLDTADFVGLDVHKAIVDNLYEMTKDAAHSTFKMPGYFQKLIDKGDLGRKAGGGLYKMSKTPDGKKEKLVYNIGADLYEPVPKFDIDFIRQANRRISEADYAGAMDIVKEAKGFEADLARYFIARYVSYSLSIVGEVVDTKEMADLAMGTGFNWAPASAFVDFLGGPKDAIQLIEKAKLPVPEVLAKAKPGKPFYELKEKLDARSLFKG, from the coding sequence ATGAGAGAGATAAAAACAGTAACAGTATTAGGCGCAAACGGTACTATGGGTGCCGGATCAGCCGCAATCGTTGCCTCCTTTGGGAAGGCAAAAGTCCACATGCTCGCAAGGGACATAAGCAAAGCGAAAGAAGGTATTGAGAAAGCAATCGGTTCTGTGAAGACAGATACAATCCGACCAAGACTCATCCCCGGTTCGTATGATGCCGATCTTGAAAAAGCAGTCGCCGAATCCGATTGGGTTTTTGAACTCGTTGCGGAAAGTTATGAAGTAAAAGAACCGATTAACAAAAGAATCGCAAGCTCAAGAAGACCTGGGACGATCGTTTCCACAGTTTCTTCCGGACTTTCCATCGAAAGACTTTCTAAAGCATTCGACGAAGACGGACAAAAACATTATTTTGGAACTCACTTCTTTAATCCTCCTTACAAGATGATCCTTTGTGAACTCGTTTCACACAAAGGATCGGATAAAAAAGTTCTCAAACAACTTGGGGAATATCTGGATAAAGTTTTAGGACGCGCAGTCGTTTATACAAACGATACTCCTGCGTTTGCCGGAAACAGAATCGGATTTCAGCTGATCAACGAAGTGGCTCAGATCGCTGAAAAGTATTCCGATAAAGGCGGAATCGCTCTTATGGATGCGATCATGAGCGGTTACACAGGAAGAGCGATGGCTCCTCTGGATACTGCGGACTTCGTTGGACTCGACGTTCACAAAGCGATCGTGGACAATCTCTATGAAATGACAAAAGACGCAGCGCATTCTACATTTAAAATGCCGGGTTACTTCCAAAAGCTGATCGATAAAGGCGATCTTGGAAGAAAAGCGGGCGGCGGACTCTATAAGATGTCCAAAACTCCTGACGGTAAGAAAGAAAAATTAGTCTATAATATAGGCGCTGATCTTTACGAGCCGGTTCCAAAGTTTGATATCGATTTTATTCGCCAGGCAAATAGAAGAATTTCGGAAGCCGATTACGCCGGTGCAATGGATATCGTAAAAGAAGCAAAAGGTTTTGAAGCGGACCTCGCGAGATACTTCATCGCTAGATACGTTAGTTATTCTCTTTCAATCGTTGGCGAAGTCGTAGATACAAAAGAAATGGCCGACCTTGCAATGGGAACCGGATTCAACTGGGCCCCCGCTTCTGCTTTCGTTGATTTCTTAGGCGGACCTAAGGATGCGATTCAACTGATCGAAAAAGCAAAACTTCCGGTACCTGAGGTATTAGCAAAAGCGAAACCAGGGAAACCGTTTTACGAGCTGAAGGAAAAACTTGACGCTCGATCACTTTTCAAAGGATAA
- a CDS encoding acetyl-CoA acetyltransferase, giving the protein MSEKVYILGGEQTDFQRNWTKEGKTFMSLMREAVQDGLASVGITPDEIKKLNKQNKIGIFVGNFDAEQYATQGHLGAFLTEVDPAFYGIPGGRFEAACASGSIALDAAATKIRAKDYDVAIVLGIEIMKTVSSSVGGDFLGTAAYYEKEAKGVQFPFPKLFGKLADVILERYKLPEQRFMGALAEISRINYDNAKRNPKAQTRSWFMNKEHANARGGEYNMAVGGRLCITDCSQVTDGAAMVVLANKSYTEEYAKKRGKKINTIPRLKGWGHRVAPITFDAKVAESKGDKYILPWTRQTVKDAYDRAELGVKDIDVFETHDCFTSSEYAAISAFGITQPGKEHEAIEDGVIDLKGKKPINPSGGLIGVGHPVGASGVRMMLDLYKQITDTAGSYQVEGAKNGLMLNIGGSATTNVVFIVGK; this is encoded by the coding sequence ATGAGCGAGAAAGTTTACATACTCGGCGGGGAACAGACCGATTTTCAAAGAAACTGGACTAAGGAAGGAAAGACCTTCATGTCTCTGATGCGCGAAGCCGTTCAAGACGGTTTGGCATCGGTCGGAATCACACCCGATGAAATCAAAAAACTAAATAAACAAAATAAAATCGGAATTTTCGTAGGAAACTTCGATGCGGAACAATATGCGACTCAAGGTCATCTTGGCGCATTCTTAACCGAAGTGGATCCTGCGTTCTACGGAATTCCCGGCGGACGTTTTGAAGCAGCTTGTGCTTCCGGTTCCATCGCACTCGATGCGGCAGCTACAAAAATCCGTGCGAAAGACTATGACGTAGCCATCGTTCTCGGAATCGAGATCATGAAAACGGTAAGTTCTTCCGTAGGTGGAGACTTTTTAGGAACAGCCGCTTATTACGAAAAAGAAGCGAAAGGAGTCCAATTTCCTTTCCCAAAACTTTTCGGAAAACTCGCGGACGTAATTCTTGAAAGATACAAACTTCCGGAACAAAGATTTATGGGAGCCCTTGCTGAAATTTCAAGAATCAACTATGACAATGCAAAAAGAAACCCGAAAGCGCAGACTCGTTCCTGGTTCATGAACAAAGAACACGCAAACGCAAGAGGCGGAGAATACAATATGGCAGTCGGAGGAAGACTCTGCATTACCGATTGTTCTCAAGTAACCGACGGCGCAGCGATGGTAGTACTCGCTAACAAATCTTATACCGAAGAATACGCGAAAAAAAGAGGAAAGAAGATCAACACAATCCCAAGACTGAAAGGTTGGGGACACAGAGTTGCTCCTATCACTTTTGACGCAAAGGTTGCCGAATCCAAAGGAGATAAATACATCCTTCCTTGGACTAGACAAACCGTAAAAGACGCGTATGACAGAGCAGAACTCGGAGTGAAAGACATAGACGTTTTTGAAACTCACGACTGTTTCACTTCTTCTGAGTACGCAGCGATTTCCGCATTCGGAATCACTCAACCTGGAAAGGAACACGAAGCAATCGAAGACGGCGTGATCGACTTGAAAGGTAAAAAGCCCATCAATCCATCCGGCGGACTCATCGGAGTCGGACACCCGGTTGGAGCTTCCGGAGTTCGTATGATGCTCGATCTCTACAAACAAATCACCGACACTGCCGGTAGTTATCAGGTAGAAGGCGCTAAAAACGGATTGATGCTGAATATCGGCGGATCCGCAACAACGAACGTGGTTTTCATCGTAGGAAAGTAA
- a CDS encoding IS4 family transposase: MITKHWSSTLETDLDWIEEEFLSLSLGDKRLNKRLKKIIGSMCNQTGSSLPDVFGNWSGTKAAYRFFSNPKVSPDEIIAPHSRATKKRLEKQETILVLSDTTEIYYRNRNRIEGLGPMNSNLDQGLLLHPSIAFTTDGIPLGILDFKMWARLKLGSKHLPRDVRKRTPIENKESIKWIQGYRTTCEFSKESDAKYIFICDREADIFELFQEHIEVGENAPDLLIRAVYDRKIEGGDYSWSYLETLEPVDIYTISVPRKKGKKARDAKIELRFEKLSIKPPRYKKLENIDMYAVSATEIDGSEDETIQWKFLTTIPIRTSEDAKNVISYYKSRWGIEVYFKILKSGCAIESTQFKFGDRFKACIAISAIVSRRVMMLTFLGRNVHGLKASIMFEPFEWKGAYCRLYETPQPPKQEPDLGTVLEWIAKLGGHLGRKSDSPPGPLTIFKGLMRVIDLGFMFKLLTQD, translated from the coding sequence ATGATCACTAAACATTGGAGTAGTACGCTCGAAACGGATTTAGATTGGATTGAAGAAGAATTTCTGTCTCTTAGCTTGGGGGACAAGAGACTTAATAAACGATTAAAGAAAATTATCGGATCGATGTGTAACCAAACGGGTTCAAGTCTACCTGATGTTTTTGGTAATTGGTCGGGAACAAAAGCCGCCTATCGTTTTTTCTCGAACCCGAAAGTATCTCCGGATGAAATTATTGCTCCACATTCCAGAGCGACTAAAAAGCGTCTTGAAAAACAAGAAACGATTTTGGTGTTAAGCGACACAACGGAAATTTATTATCGAAATAGAAACCGAATCGAAGGTTTAGGGCCGATGAATTCCAACTTGGATCAGGGGCTTCTTTTACATCCTTCAATTGCATTTACCACAGACGGAATCCCTTTAGGAATTTTAGATTTTAAAATGTGGGCTCGCTTGAAATTAGGCTCTAAACATTTACCAAGAGATGTAAGAAAGAGAACTCCTATTGAAAATAAGGAAAGTATAAAGTGGATTCAAGGCTACAGAACAACATGCGAATTTTCTAAAGAATCCGATGCAAAATACATATTCATCTGTGATAGAGAAGCAGATATTTTCGAACTATTTCAGGAACATATAGAGGTAGGAGAAAACGCTCCAGATCTGCTTATACGTGCGGTTTATGACAGAAAGATCGAGGGCGGTGATTATTCTTGGTCCTATCTTGAAACCTTAGAGCCGGTTGATATATATACAATCTCTGTTCCAAGAAAGAAAGGAAAGAAAGCAAGAGACGCTAAAATCGAGCTTCGATTTGAAAAATTATCAATAAAGCCCCCTCGATATAAAAAATTGGAAAATATAGATATGTATGCGGTATCCGCAACTGAGATTGACGGATCAGAAGACGAAACAATTCAGTGGAAATTTTTAACAACAATTCCAATTAGAACTTCTGAAGATGCGAAGAACGTAATCTCTTACTATAAAAGTCGTTGGGGAATCGAAGTCTATTTCAAGATATTAAAATCTGGATGTGCAATCGAATCCACTCAATTCAAATTTGGCGATCGATTCAAGGCTTGTATTGCCATTAGCGCAATCGTCTCTAGGCGCGTAATGATGTTAACATTCTTAGGAAGGAATGTCCACGGATTAAAAGCTTCCATCATGTTTGAACCATTTGAATGGAAAGGCGCTTACTGCCGACTTTACGAAACTCCTCAACCACCAAAACAAGAACCTGATTTAGGCACTGTTTTAGAATGGATTGCAAAGTTAGGCGGACACTTAGGGCGGAAATCAGACTCACCGCCTGGACCTCTCACAATATTCAAAGGATTAATGAGAGTTATAGATCTCGGATTTATGTTTAAATTACTCACGCAGGATTAA